In Micromonospora inyonensis, the genomic window GTGTCCGGCATGAAACTCGAATGTGAGTAGGGTCATAACAGCCGCTCACTGAATCGCCGAGGTCGCGGCCAGTAGCGCGCCACCACCCGTCCCCACACGTCGGCCACGCCGTGGACGCGGGAGTCGTCGGTGACGAACTCGTTGTCACCGCGTACCCACCAGCCGCCGTCCGCCGGGCGGACCGCGCGCTTGACCACGAGCAGGTCCGGCCGGCTGCGGAAGACCGCGACGACGATGTCACCCGCACGCACGGCGCGACCACCGGTCCGGACCAGCAGCGCGTCCCCGTGCCGCAACGTCGGGACCATGGAGGGCCCGGCCACCAGCACGGCGGCCAGCGGCCCGCGCGGCCGGGGCGTACCGCCGCCACCAGCGGTCACCGGGTTTCACCTCCGCACCGTCGGGGAGCAACTCCAGGAGTAATGTCATGTCGGATCATCGCAAACGTCCCATGGAGGATCCCGATGCGTCTTCCCCGCATCTTCACGCCGCGCGTGACCGTCAGCGCCCACTGCGACCTGCCGTGCGGCGTCTACGACCCGGCGCAGGCCCGGATCGAGGCCGAGTCGGTCAAGGCGATCTGCGAGAAGTACCAGGCGAACACCGACCCGGAGTTCCGCACCCGCGCCCTGATCATCAAGGAGCAGCGCTCCGAGCTGGTCAAGCACCACCTGTGGGTGCTGTGGACGGACTACTTCAAGCCCGCGCACTTCGAGAAGTACCCGAACCTGCACACGCTGTTCAACGAGGCCACCAAGCTGGCCGGTGCCAACGGCGCCAAGGGCACCATCGACCCCGCCAAGGCCGACGAGCTGCTCCAGAAGATCGACGAGATCTCCAAGATCTTCTGGGAGACCAAGCAGGCGTGACCCTCGGCGTCACCGCACCGACGATCCGGCCGGTACGTCCCGGGGACGTACCGGCCGTCGTCGCCATGGTGCACGAGCTGGCCGACTACGAGCGGGCCGCCGACCGCTGTCACCTCACCGCCGGGCAGCTCGAGGCGGCGCTGTTCGGCCCGGCACCGGCCCTCTTCGGTCACGTGGCGGTCGACGCCACCGACCAGCCGGTCGGGTTCGCCCTCTGGTTCCTCACCTTCTCCACCTGGGAGGGAACCCACGGCATCCACCTGGAGGACCTCTACGTCCGGCCAGCCGCCCGCGGCACCGGGGCGGGACGGCTGCTGCTGGCGGCCCTCGCCGCGCTCTGCCTCGAACGGGGCTACCGGCGGCTGGAGTGGATGATGCTCGACTGGAATCCCGCCGCCGGCTTCTACCGGGCGATCGACGCCCGCACCATCGACGACTGGGTGCCGTACCGGCTGGACGGGGCGGCGCTGCGGCGGCTGGCGGCACAGGCCACCGTTGACGAAGCGGCATCCGGTCCGACCGGGTAGAGTCCGCGACCGGGGGGATGAGCGTGACTCAACTGACCGGGCGGACGACGGCTGACGAGGACGTCGTACACCTGACCGTGCCCGCGGACGGCGGCTACCTCAGCGTGCTGCGGACCGCGACCGCGGGCCTCGCCGCGCGTCTCCAGTTCGCCCTCGACGAGATCGAGGACCTGCGGATCGCGGTCGACGAGGCCTGCGCCATGCTGCTCGCGATCACCACCCGCGACGCCGAGCTGGAGTGTTCCTTCACGGTCACCGAGGACGCGCTGACCGTCGAGGTGACCGTGCCGACGGTCCGGGGCGCGAAGCTGCCGGCCGAGTCCTCCTTCGCCTGGAAGGTGCTCACCGCGCTGACCACGTCGGCCGCCGCGACCGCCGCCGACGGCCGGGCCACCATCTCGCTGCTCACCCGCCGCGCCGCGCACTGACGCCGCCGGGGGCGTCACCCGTTTCTCGACCGCACCGTGGGCCGTCGCCCGCTTCGTCCGACCGCCGTCCCCGTCGGGCCGTGCCCGGCCCCCGGACGGCGTCAGTCCAGCAGGCCGAGTGCCCGGGTGGTGGCCGGGGCGACCAGGAGCGCGCACACGCCCGCGCCGAGCGCCATCAGCGGCACCCCGAGCCAACCCAGCCCGCCCTGGATCATGTACCAACCGATCGGCAGGAGCATGAGCTGAAGCACGATCGCCGGGGCGCGGGCACCGGCCCGGCGGCGCGCGAGGGCGGCGCCGACCGCCCAGAGCGTGAGCGCGCCGCCGGCCGCGAAGACGGTGATGAGCACCGCCGAGGCAAGGTCGACCGCGTCCGAGGTCAGGTTCTCGTAGACCAGCCAGACCGCGACCAGCCCGAGGGCGACCGCCTCTCCCCTCAGCAGGCGGACCGCCGTACTCAGTGTGGTGGGCACCGGGGCGGAGTCGATCGTCACGGCGACACGATACCCGCGCGGGATCGCGGTACAGTCCGCGCATGCGGGCCGTCCTGGTAGTCAACCCGAAGGCCACCACCACGAGCGAGCGCAGCCGGGACGTGCTGGTCCGGGCGCTGCGCAGTGAGGTGGACCTCGCGGTGCGGTACACCCGTCGCCGTGGGCACGCCACCGACCTCGCGCGGGAGGCGGCCGAGGAGGGCGTCGACCTGGTCGTCACCCTCGGTGGTGACGGCACGGTCAACGAGGTGGTGAACGGCTTGATGACCGCCGAGCCGCCGACGGTCACCGGCGGCACGTCGGCGGACCGGCTGCCCGCGCTCGCCACGGTGCCCGGCGGCTCGACGAACGTCTTCGCGCGGGCACTGGGTCTGCCCCGGGAATGGCCCGACGGCACCAGCATGATCCTGGAAGGGCTCCGACTGGGTCGCTCCCGGACGATCGGGTTGGGCCGCGCCGACGACCGCTACTTCACCTTCTGCGCCGGCTTCGGGCTCGACGCGGCGGTCGTGCATCGCGTGGAAATGGCACGGAAGCGGGGCCGTGTTTCCACTCCGTCGCTATATCTTCGCGCTGCGGTGAATCAGTACTTCCTCGGCTCCGACCGACGGCATCCGATGATCCGGTTGGAGCGTCCGGGAGAGGAGTCGGAAGGCGAGTTGGCGACGGCCATCATCCAGAACACGGCCCCTTGGACGTACCTCGGTGATCGGGAAATCAACCCCAACCCGGACGCATCATTCGACCTCGGCCTTGACGTGATGGCGCTTCGTCAGCTAAGGGTGGCGAGCACGTCACGTACGGTCACCCAGATGTTCTCCCGGCACCCGGACCCCCGTGGACGACAGGTACTCCGCCTTCACGACGTGGCCGAGTTCACCTTGGTCGCTAGCCGACCGCAGGCGTTCCAACTCGACGGGGACTACCTTGGAGAGCGGGAGAAAGTTAGATTCACATCCGTACCGGCCGCACTGAGAGTAATCTGCTGAGTCTGGGGTACCACCCTCGGTTGGCGCGGCGGGTGACGCGCCGGAGGGCGACGCGCCAGATATGCCTGCAATGTCGTGCGGGCTGTACTATATTGATCCTCGGCTACGGGGCGGCGCGGTGGGGCCAGCCCTGGAAACCGGGCAAATAGGTCGTGAGCTTGCTCACCGCCGAGAAGTTTTTCGGAGCGTCACCCTTGACATTCCAGTTGTTCGTGAAAGTATTCACAAGCGGACTTGAGTTACCGGGACATTGCGCGGATAAGCTCGGCATGATGAGCTGTTCCTCGCTGCCCCAGGGCTAACGGCCTGCTCACGCAATGCTGATTCGACGAACGCGAACCGTCACCATCGGCACTGCGGATGCGAATAGGAAAACGGAAAAGCAAGAACTGCCACCCATCTCAGAATGAGGAGTGTTGCCGCCATGGACTGGCGCCACCATGCTGCCTGCCGCGACGAGGACCCGGAGCTGTTCTTCCCGATCGGGACGTCCGGGCCGGCTCTGCTGCAGGTCGAGCAGGCCAAGGCCGTCTGCCGGCGGTGCTCCGTGACCGACGAGTGCCTGAAGTGGGCACTGGAGTCCGGTCAGGACGCCGGCGTCTGGGGCGGAATGAGCGAGGAGGAGCGTCGCGCCGTGAAGCGTCGCGGCGGTCTCCGGGTGCTGCGCGCTCACTCCGCCTGACCACACACCACCGAACGCCCCGCCAGCCCGCTGGCGGGGCGTTCGCCTTTCTCCCCCGGGGTGACGCGGCTCAGGAGCAGGCGGACCAGGTCGGGAGTGTCGCCGAGCGGGGCGGAGACCGCGACGGCGCCGGCCTCCCGGGCCGCCGCCGTCACGGCGTCGTGGAACAGCCCCGGTGCCAGGAAGTACGCCGACACCGCCACCCGTCCGGCCCCCGCCGCCCGGAACCGGGCCACCGCCGCACCGGTGGACGGCGCGGCGGCCGAGGCGTACGCGACCCGGCAGGGCACCCCGTAGCTCTCCCCGAGCGCGACGGCCACCCGTCCCACCGAGGCACGGGCCCGCACGTCCCGGGTGCCCGCCGCCGCCAGCACCAGCGCGTCGAACCGGTCCGGTTCCGCCTCGGCCAGTCGCTGCCGCAGCCCGGCCAACAGTGTGTCGTCCACCACCGCCCCGACCGGACCGAGCACGTCGGTCACCCGTACCGCCATCGGGGGTCCGGCGGCGCCCGCCTCCGCCACCGCCGCCGGCACGTCCACCCGCCGGTGGTAGGCGGCGGTCAACAGCAACGGCACCAGGACCGCCCGGGGATGACCGGCGGCGGCCAGTCCCCGCAGCACCTCGACCAGCGTGGGCTCGGTGTGGTCCAACCAGCTCGGCAGGACCACCGAACCGGGACGGGCGGCGGCGACCGCCCCGGCCAACGCCCGGGTCGCGGCGGCGGCGCGGGGATCCCGGCTGCCATGGGCGACCAGGACGACCGGATCGACCCCGGCCACCGCCGCCGGACCGGCCGCGGGAGGCCGCGCCGGTGTTCCGGGGGTCAGACGTGCAGTCCGCACTCGGTCTTCTCGAACATCGCCCAACGGCCGGCGCGGGGGTCCTCCCCCGCCTTCGTCCGCCGGGTGCAGGGCCAGCACCCGATCGAGCCGTAGCCCTGCCGGAACAGGTCGTTCACCGGCACCCGGTGCCGGGCGACGTAGGCGTCCACGTCCGCCTGGGTCCAGGCCGCGATGGGGTTGACCTTCACCTTGCCGCGCCGCTCGTCGAATCCGACCACCGGGGTGTTCGCCCGGGTCGGCGACTCGTCCCGGCGCAGCCCGGCCGCCCAGGCGTCGTACCCGGACAGCGCCCGCTCCAACGGTTCGACCTTGCGCAGCTGGCAGCAGTCGTCCGGCGACTTGTTGAACAGCCGGGGCCCGTACTCGCCGTCCTGCTGGCCCACGGTCAGCCGGGGACGGATCGAGCGGACGTTCACCGGCAGCGTGCGGGCCACCTCGTCGCGGATCCGCAGGGTCTCCGGGAAGTGCAGGCCGGTGTCCAGGAAGACCACGTCGACGCCGGGCGCGACCCGGGAGACCAGGTGGGCCAGGACGGCGTCCGCCATCGAACTGGTGACGCAGAACCGGTCGCCGAAGGTCTCCGCCGCCCAGCGGGCGATCTCCAGGGCCCCAGCGCCCTCGAGGTCCCGTCCGGCCCGGGTGGCCAGCTCCCGCAGCTCGTCCGGGCTACGCCGGTCCGGCTCGGCCGGGTCGGGGCGGCCGGGACCGACCAGCCCGAACCCAGCCGCCGACACCAGGCCGCTCATCGCGGCACCGTCCCGTCGACCGCCGGCCGGGCGGCCGCGTCGGGTGCCGGCCGGGAAGCCGTACCCACCGTCGGCCGGGAAGCCGCTCGGGAGAGCAGCCCGTTGAACTTCACCGTGAAGACCCGGACGCAGGCGTGGCACTCCCACACGCCGTGGCCGGCCTCGCTCGGGCGTAGATCCTCCTCGCCGCAGTACGGGCAGTACAGCGGCACCGAACGGGTATCGCTCATCGTGTCCCCCCACCGCGACGGGATCCCACGTCGAATCGCTCGTTCACCGGAGTTCCTCCTCGTCGACCCGGATCACCCAGTTGGCGAACCTCTCCCCCTCGGTGCGGCTGGCGAGGTAGCGCCGGGCCACCCGTTCCACGTACCCGGGCAGTTCCTCGGCCGTGGTCTTCAGGCCGCGCAGCTTGCGGCCGAAGCCGGCGGTCTGGCCGTGGGCCATGCCGAGCCCGCCGCCCAGGTGCACCTGGAAGCCCTCGACCTGGCGGCCGTCCGGGCCGACCACGAGCTGGCCCTTCAGGCCGATGTCGGCGACCTGCGTCCGGGCGCAGGCGTTCGGGCAGCCGTTGATGTGGATGGAGATGTCCGCGTCGAACTCACGCAACCGCTCCTCCAGCCGGGCCACCAGCTCCTCGCCCCGGGCCTTGGTCTCGACGATCGCGAGCTTGCAGTACTCGATGCCGGTACAGGCCATCGTGCCGCGCCGCCACGCCGACGGCCGGGCCTCCAGACCGATGCCGCGCAACGCCGCCACCAGCGAGTCGGTCCGCTCCGGCGCGACGTCCAGCACCAGCAGCTTCTGGTACGGGGTGAGGCGCACCCGGTCGCTGCCGTGCGCGGCGACCACGTCGGCGAGCCGGGCGAGCTGGGTGCCGGAGACCCGCCCGACGACCGGGGCCGCCCCGACGTAGTACCGCCCGTCGGCCTGCTCGTGCACCCCGACGTGGTCGATCGGGCGGGACGGCAGCTCCGGGGCCGGACCGTCCAGCAGCGCCCGGCCCAGGTACTCCTTCTCCAGCACCTCGCGGAACTTCTCCACGCCCCAGTCGGCGACCAGGAACTTCAACCGGGCCCGGTTGCGCAACCGGCGGTAGCCGTAGTCACGGAAGATGCCCACCACCCCGGCCCACACGTCGGGGACCTCGGCCAACGGCACCCACGCCCCGAGCCGCTTGGCGAGCATGGGATTGGTGGCGAGCCCGCCACCGACCCAGACGTCGAACCCGGGGCCGTGGTCGGGGTGGTCCACCCCGAGGAAGGCGATGTCGTTCGCCTCGTACGGGGTGTCAACCAGCCAGGAGATCGAGGACTTGAACTTGCGGGGCAGGTTGGAGTACTGCTTGTCGCCGACGTACCGCCGGACGATCTCGTCGATCGCCGGGGTCGGGTCGACCAGTTCGTCCCTCGCCACGCCGGCGACCGGACTGCCGAGCACGATCCGGGGGCAGTCCCCGCACGCCTCGGTGGTCTGGAGGCCGACCGACTCCAGCCGCCGCCAGATCTCCGGCATGTCCTCGACCCGGATCCAGTGGTACTGGATGTTCTGCCGGTCGGTGATGTCGGCGGTGTCCCGGGCGAACTCCCGGGAGATGTCGGCGACCACCCGCAGCTGCGCCAGGCTGAGCTGCCCACCGTCGACCCGCACCCGGAGCATGAAGAACTCGTCCTCCAGCTCGTGCGGCTCCAGCACGGCGGTCCGCCCACCGTCGATCCCGGCCTTGCGCTGGGTGTAGAGGCCCCACCAGCGGAACCGGCCACGCAGGTCCTGCGGGTCGATCGAGGCGAAGCCCCCGTGCGCGTAGATGTTCTCGATCCGGGCGCGGACGTTGAGCGGGTCGTCGTCCTTCTTCATCCGCTCGTTCGGGTTGAGCGGCTCCCGGTGCCCGAGCGCCCACTGCCCCTCACCCCGGGGTCGGCGGGGGGCCCGGGCGGCGGTCGCCACCGGGCGCTCGGGCCGGTCCGGGGTGCTGTTGACGGCCATCGCGGCGTCCTCCGTTGTCTGGTGATCGCGTCGGTGCGAGCGCGGGACGCGCCGGCCAGCCCGGAATACCGGGCGAAGAGACAACGGTGTCGGGGAGCCGGCGCGGATGCGCGCCCGAGACGAATGAGTCGGGCGTCGTCAGTGGGCCGGACAGATGGCACTGCGGACGCGACCGTAGTCGACGTGGCGGCGGGCCACGAAGCGGCGCTCGACAGCGGCGGTCATGTCGCCCATGCTGCCACACCCGCGAGAACCCGGCCAAGGTCCCGGTGCGCCATCCCACATCACGGGCGACCTCGGAACACGCGCCTGCGAACCGGGCCGAACCGATCGACCTGTCCCGATCACCCCGTCGGCGGCTACCGACGCGTGCGACGCTTCGGGGGTGGTCGGCGGATCCGACGTACCAGGCGGCTGGCGGGACCGGGTCCGACGCGCCGGCCGCCCGGTCTGGCTCTGGCCGACTCTGCTGACCCTCGCCATCGCCTCCGCCGGACTCGGCCGGGCCCAACCCTGGCGGGACGAGCTGGCCACCTGGAGCGCCGCCACCCGTCCGCTGCCCGACCTGGCCCGGATGGCGGCCAGCGTCGACGCCACCCTCGCCCCGTACTACCTGCTCGCGCATGGCCAGGTGGCGCTTCTCGGCGACTCGGTGACAGCGCTGCGGGTCCCGTCCGTGCTGGCCATGGGCGGGGCGGCCGCCCTCACCGCCGTCCTCGGGGAGCGCCTGTTCGGCGTCCGGGCCGGCCGGTGGGGCGGGCTGCTCTTCGCGGTGCTGCCAAGCACCTCCCGGTACGGGCAGGAGGCCCGGCCGTACGCGCTGGCCACCCTGCTCGCGGTGGCCGCGACGGTGCTGCTGGTGGCGGCGACGCAGCGGCCGGGCCGGGGCCGGTGGGTCGCGTACGCCGGGGTGGTGGCCGCCCTCGGCCTGGCGCACCTGGTCGCGCTGACCCTGCTCGCGGCGCACGCCCTGGCGGTGCGGGGCACGGTCCGCCGCTGGCTGCTCGCCGTGGTGCCGGCGACCGCCGTGGCGATCCCGCTGGTGCTGCTCGCCCGGCGGCAGCAGTCCCGCCAGTTGAGCTGGGTGGATCCGGCCCGCCTCGGCGACCTGGCCGGACTGCCCGGCTCGCTCACCGCCAGCGCCGTGGTGGGTGGCATGCTGGTCGGACTGGCCGTGGTCGGCGCCGCCCGGCCGGCCGGCGACGCTCCGTCCGGGGCCGACGCCCTCCGAGCGCTCGGGGGCGCCCCGGCCGACACCGACGCCCCCCGGCCGGCGGCCGACGATGGGACGGTGGGACGGGCGATGGCCGACCGGCGGTGGGGCTGGCTCATGCTGGCGGCGGTGGCCGTCCCGGCCGCACTGCTCTTCGCCGCCGGGCTGGTGACCGCCGTCTGGGTGCCGCGCTACCTCGTCTTCACCACGCCGTTCCTCTGCCTGCCCGCCGGAGCGCTGCTCGCCTCGGTGCGCCTGGGGCCCGCCCTGGCGGTGGTCGGCCTGACCGCCGTCCTCGGCGCACCCGCCCAGCTCGACCTGCGGCGTACCCACGACTGGCCCCGCTCCGCCCAGGTCGACTACCGGGCGGCGGCCCGGATCGTCGCCGCCGGGCAGCGCCCCGGCGACGGGGTCGTCTACGGCTCCCGCGACGGCTTCCTCTTCCTCGACCTCGGCCTGGCGTACCACCTGGGCGACGAGCGTCCCCGCGACGTGCTGGCGGTACGCGACCCGCGCCGGGCCGGTGACCTGCGTGCCGCCGAGTGCGCGCGACCGGCCCGCTGCCTGGCCGGGGTGGACCGGGTGTGGCTGGTGGTGGCCGGCCACCGGGCCGATCCGGTGGCCGCGCTGCCGGCGGCGAAGCGGGAGGCGCTCGACGGCTTCGCCACCACCAGCCGCGCGACGGCGCCGGGCATCACCGTCGCTCTGCTCACCCGGCCGGGCTGAGGTGGATGCAGGGGACCCCTGCTACTCAAAAAGCGGTAGGAAGGGTCCCCTGCATCCACCTCAGCCCGCAACCAGCTCAGCGGGGGCGGGGCGCGGCGAGCGGAACGACCAGCACCGCCTCGGTGCCGCCACCGACGCGGTTACGCAGCTCGATGCTGCCGCGCAACTCCCCGGTGGCCAGGGCCCGGACGATCTGGAGGCCCAGGTTGCCGCCGCGTTCGGCGTCGAAGTCGACGGGCAGCCCCCGACCGTTGTCGTCGACGGTGACGTGCAGTTGCTTGCGGAAGCGGTGCGCGGAGACCACCACCTCCGCCCCGGCGGACACGGTGCCCGGCTCGGGGGCGGAGTCGCTGGGCGGAAAGCCGTGCTCCACGGCGTTGAGCAACAGTTCGTTGAGGACCATCACCAGCGAGGTGGCGATCTCGGCGGGCAGGACGCCGAAACTGCCCTCCCGGCGCATCCGCACCGGGGTGTCGGTGGCGGCGACCTCGGCCGCCGCGCGGGCCACCCGGTCGACGATCCCGTCGAACTCGACCGCCTCGTCGCTGGACATGGAGAGGGTCTCGTGGACCAGCGCGATCGAGGCGACCCGGCGTACCGATTCCTCCAGCGCGGCCCGGGCGGCGGGGATACCGACCCGGCGGGCCTGGAGCCGCAGCAGCGCCGCCACGGTCTGGAGGTTGTTCTTCACCCGGTGGTGGATCTCCCGGATGGTGGCGTCCTTGGTGATCAGCGCCCGGTCGCGGCGACGGACCTCGGTGATGTCCCGGACCAGCACCAGCGCGCCGATCGGCACGCCGGCCGGCATCAGCGGCAGCGCCCGGGTGAGCATGGTCGCCCCCCGGGCGTCGATCTCGCGGCGGGGCGGGGCCTCGCCCCGGAGCGCGGCGAGGATGCCGTTGGCCGCGTCGGTGCCCTCCAGCGGGTCGGTGGCGAGCCGGCGGTGCAGCACCGCCAGGTCCTCACCGACCAGGTGGGAGGCGAACCCGAGCCGCCGGTACGCCGACTGGGCGTTCGGGCTGGCGTAGGTGACCTTCCCGCTGGCGTCGAGCCGGACCAGCCCGTCGCCGACCCGGGGCGCGGAGGTGGTCTCGCCCGGATGGCGGGGCGGCGGGAAGGTGCCGTCGGCGAGCATCTGGGCCAGGTCGTCGGCGGTGGTCAGGTAGTTCAGTTCCAGCTGGCTGGGCGTGCGGGCGGTGGAGAGGTTGGTGTCCCGCCCCACCACGGCGATCACCTCACCGGCCTCGCCGTCGGCGGTGCGGAGCCGCACCGGGATGGCCTCGTGCCGGGCCGGGACGTCGCCGTACCAGACCGGGTCGCCCTCCCGCCAAATCCGGCCCTGGCTGTACGCGATGGCCAGGTGGGCCACCTCCGGCCCGCCGACGATCCGTCCCACCTGGTCGTCCAGGTATGCGGTCGGGGCGGTCGTCGGGCGGACCTGGGCGACGCAGAGGAAGCTCTCGTCGCCGTCCACGGGCACCCAGAGCAGCAGGTCGGCGAAGGACAGGTCGGACAGGAGCTGCCAGTCGCCGGCGATCCGGTGCAGGTGGTCGACGTCGGCCGGACGGAGCTGGGTGTGCTCCTCGGCGAGTTCGCGCAGCGTGGACACCTGGACAGCCTGCCACGCCGGATCTCACCCCGCCCGGTCGGCCACCGCACGGGCGGCACGGTCACATGGTCGAGGTGACCTTCTTCAATCCGCGCGGGGCGTCCGGGTCCTCGCCCCGGGCGAGCGCCAGGCTGAGCGCCAGCCGCTGCAACGGCAGGATGTCGAGCAGTGGCGCGTACCGCTCGTCGACGTCGGGGACGGCCATCCGGGTGGCTCCCTCGACGTCCGCGGAGCCGACCACGACCACGTCGGCACGGCGTTCGCCGAGCCGGGGCAGCACCTCGCGCATCGAGCGCCCGCCGAGACCGGAGCCGACCACGGCCAGCACCGGCACGTCCGGGTCGGTCATCGCGAGCGGGCCGTGCAGCAGGTCCGCCCCGGAGAAGGCGAGCGCCGGCAGGTAGGACGTCTCCATCAGCTTCAGCGCCGCCTCCCGCGCCGTCGGGTAGGCGTACCCGCGACCGGTGGTGACCAGGCGCGCGGCGAACCGGTAACGGGCGGCGAGCTGGGTCGGCGTGGGGTCGGCGAGAGTGCGCGCGGCGAGGTCCGGAAGGGCGTCGAGCGCGGCGCGCTCGACGGCCGGCAGGCTGCCGTCGCCGTTGCGGATGCCCTCGACCAGCAGCAGCAGGGCCAGCAGTTCGGCGGTGTACGTCTTGGTGGCGGCGACGGCCCGCTCGTGCCCGGCGGCGATGTCGACACTCAACTCGGCGGCCCGGGCCAGCGGCGACTGCGGAGCGTTGGTGACGGCGAGGGTGAGCGCACCGCTGGCACGGGCCACCCGGATCACCTCCACCAGGTCCGGCGAGCCGCCGCTCTGGCTGACCCCGACCACGAGGGCGTCGGAGAGGTCCGGCCGGGCGCCGAAAACGGTGATCGTGCTCGGCGAGGCGAGCCCGGCGGGGATGCCGAGGCGGATCTCGGTGAGGTACGCACCGTAGAGGGCGGCGTGGTCGGAGGTGCCGCGGGCGGTGAAGACCACGTGCCGTGGCCGCCGCCGGGCGATCACCTCGGCCACCCGGGCGATCGGTCCGGCGTGTTCGGCGGAGAGCAGCCGGGCGAACCCCGCCGGCTGCTCTCCGATGTCGGTGGTCATGCCAGCCCCTGGACCCGTCACCGGTAACCTCCCCCTCCTGCGCGTTACCGCGCGCTTCGTGCTCAGTCTTGCATCTTTTGCCACGTCCAGGCAACGCAACGAGCATGAACGCGCAAGGGGGTCACCGAAAGCCCGTCATCCCCTACGCTGACCGCACCCGAGAACCACGCCGAGTGAAAGGGCACCGTGTCCGAGGGAGAGGACGACCCCCGCCTTTCCGCCGAGGGCGAGCTCGCCCTGGCCCGTCTCGCACTCGACCAGGGCGATCTGCGGCATGCCGCCGGCCACGTCGCGGGCGCGATCGCGTACGCCCCGACCATGCCCGAAGTGCACGAGACGCTGGCCCGGATCGCCGCGGTCAGCGGCGGCGGCATCGACCTCTTCCCCATCGAGCAGCACGTCTTCGTCGGAGCGGTGGTCGCCCGCGCGCACCTGCTCGCCGCCGCCGGCCGCCCCGGTGAGGGGCTGGAACTGCTCGCCGCCGCGACCGGGCACGCCCCGCAGGCAGACTGGGCCGGGGTGCCCTGGGTCACCGCGCCCGAGCTGGCCGAACGGCTCGACCCGGAACGGGGCGCCCGGATCCTCATGCAGGTCTGCGCGGCTGTACCCGACCCGGTGCCGAGGGCCGCCCGCGCGCCGCTGCGGCCGTACCTCACCCTTGCCCGGCACGCGGTCACCGCGCACGCCGAGCACGGCCTGCTGCTGGGGGCGGCGTCCGCGCTGGCCCGGCGGGTCGGCGAGGCCGAGCTGGCGATCCGCTGGGCCGCCCGGGGCGTCCGCGCGCAGCCGTCCAAACTCGGCGAGGTGTGGCTCGGGTACGCGTACCGCAGCGCCGGCCGTACCCGGGAGGCGCTCGCCGCGCTCGGCCGCGCCGTCGAACACGACCCCGACGACCTCGCGGTCTACGCCGACATCGCCGGCACCCTGGCCGACAACGGTCGCCTGGACGAGGCCCTGACCTGGGTCGACCGGGCGTTGGCCCGCGATCCGACCTTCGACTGCGCGGTGCACACCGCCCACCGGCTACGGCACCAGCGGGACGGGCGGGT contains:
- a CDS encoding nitrite/sulfite reductase is translated as MAVNSTPDRPERPVATAARAPRRPRGEGQWALGHREPLNPNERMKKDDDPLNVRARIENIYAHGGFASIDPQDLRGRFRWWGLYTQRKAGIDGGRTAVLEPHELEDEFFMLRVRVDGGQLSLAQLRVVADISREFARDTADITDRQNIQYHWIRVEDMPEIWRRLESVGLQTTEACGDCPRIVLGSPVAGVARDELVDPTPAIDEIVRRYVGDKQYSNLPRKFKSSISWLVDTPYEANDIAFLGVDHPDHGPGFDVWVGGGLATNPMLAKRLGAWVPLAEVPDVWAGVVGIFRDYGYRRLRNRARLKFLVADWGVEKFREVLEKEYLGRALLDGPAPELPSRPIDHVGVHEQADGRYYVGAAPVVGRVSGTQLARLADVVAAHGSDRVRLTPYQKLLVLDVAPERTDSLVAALRGIGLEARPSAWRRGTMACTGIEYCKLAIVETKARGEELVARLEERLREFDADISIHINGCPNACARTQVADIGLKGQLVVGPDGRQVEGFQVHLGGGLGMAHGQTAGFGRKLRGLKTTAEELPGYVERVARRYLASRTEGERFANWVIRVDEEELR
- a CDS encoding phosphoadenylyl-sulfate reductase, which gives rise to MSGLVSAAGFGLVGPGRPDPAEPDRRSPDELRELATRAGRDLEGAGALEIARWAAETFGDRFCVTSSMADAVLAHLVSRVAPGVDVVFLDTGLHFPETLRIRDEVARTLPVNVRSIRPRLTVGQQDGEYGPRLFNKSPDDCCQLRKVEPLERALSGYDAWAAGLRRDESPTRANTPVVGFDERRGKVKVNPIAAWTQADVDAYVARHRVPVNDLFRQGYGSIGCWPCTRRTKAGEDPRAGRWAMFEKTECGLHV
- a CDS encoding S24/S26 family peptidase translates to MTAGGGGTPRPRGPLAAVLVAGPSMVPTLRHGDALLVRTGGRAVRAGDIVVAVFRSRPDLLVVKRAVRPADGGWWVRGDNEFVTDDSRVHGVADVWGRVVARYWPRPRRFSERLL
- the sodN gene encoding superoxide dismutase, Ni, with the translated sequence MRLPRIFTPRVTVSAHCDLPCGVYDPAQARIEAESVKAICEKYQANTDPEFRTRALIIKEQRSELVKHHLWVLWTDYFKPAHFEKYPNLHTLFNEATKLAGANGAKGTIDPAKADELLQKIDEISKIFWETKQA
- a CDS encoding sirohydrochlorin chelatase — translated: MAGVDPVVLVAHGSRDPRAAAATRALAGAVAAARPGSVVLPSWLDHTEPTLVEVLRGLAAAGHPRAVLVPLLLTAAYHRRVDVPAAVAEAGAAGPPMAVRVTDVLGPVGAVVDDTLLAGLRQRLAEAEPDRFDALVLAAAGTRDVRARASVGRVAVALGESYGVPCRVAYASAAAPSTGAAVARFRAAGAGRVAVSAYFLAPGLFHDAVTAAAREAGAVAVSAPLGDTPDLVRLLLSRVTPGEKGERPASGLAGRSVVCGQAE
- a CDS encoding anti-sigma regulatory factor; the protein is MSVTQLTGRTTADEDVVHLTVPADGGYLSVLRTATAGLAARLQFALDEIEDLRIAVDEACAMLLAITTRDAELECSFTVTEDALTVEVTVPTVRGAKLPAESSFAWKVLTALTTSAAATAADGRATISLLTRRAAH
- a CDS encoding WhiB family transcriptional regulator; this translates as MDWRHHAACRDEDPELFFPIGTSGPALLQVEQAKAVCRRCSVTDECLKWALESGQDAGVWGGMSEEERRAVKRRGGLRVLRAHSA
- a CDS encoding GNAT family N-acetyltransferase, coding for MVHELADYERAADRCHLTAGQLEAALFGPAPALFGHVAVDATDQPVGFALWFLTFSTWEGTHGIHLEDLYVRPAARGTGAGRLLLAALAALCLERGYRRLEWMMLDWNPAAGFYRAIDARTIDDWVPYRLDGAALRRLAAQATVDEAASGPTG
- a CDS encoding diacylglycerol/lipid kinase family protein, translated to MRAVLVVNPKATTTSERSRDVLVRALRSEVDLAVRYTRRRGHATDLAREAAEEGVDLVVTLGGDGTVNEVVNGLMTAEPPTVTGGTSADRLPALATVPGGSTNVFARALGLPREWPDGTSMILEGLRLGRSRTIGLGRADDRYFTFCAGFGLDAAVVHRVEMARKRGRVSTPSLYLRAAVNQYFLGSDRRHPMIRLERPGEESEGELATAIIQNTAPWTYLGDREINPNPDASFDLGLDVMALRQLRVASTSRTVTQMFSRHPDPRGRQVLRLHDVAEFTLVASRPQAFQLDGDYLGEREKVRFTSVPAALRVIC